One Pelodiscus sinensis isolate JC-2024 chromosome 24, ASM4963464v1, whole genome shotgun sequence DNA segment encodes these proteins:
- the AP4M1 gene encoding AP-4 complex subunit mu-1, with the protein MLSQIFILSSKGDRLVYKDLRGEAAGSSMDLTDTFYRKITALPRDQAPVFMVHEGLHFVHVRHAGLYFVATTGHNISPFTIIEFLNRLVTLIHDYCGALSEKTISLNFALIYEMLDEMLDYGYVQTTAPDVLRNFIQMEPVLSKAFSLLDLGSVGLFGAETQQSKVAPSSATSRPVLPPHGDQGARNEVFLDIVERLTVVIAANGTPMKVDIQGEIRLKSYLPSCPEMRIGLTEEFCVGKSELRGYGTAVRVDECAFHSSVKLDEFESARVLKVNPSQGELPVMQYQLSDDIPSALPFHLFPMLERDPLGRLCVYLKLRCDLAPKSQALNVRVQLPVPKGVISLSQELSSPEQTAELQPSTKAIRWVIPRFQGGSQLSALFKLEIPGLSPASLLEVGPVNMSFELPMHTCSGLQVRFLRITAPSPALPHRWVRYVTHSDSYVIRL; encoded by the exons ATGCTGTCTCAGATTTTCATTCTCTCCTCCAAGGGAGACAGACTCGTCTACAAGGACC TGCGTGgtgaggcagcagggagcagcaTGGACCTGACGGACACTTTCTATAGGAAGATCACAGCCCTGCCTAGGGACCAGGCACCTGTCTTTATG GTGCATGAGGGGCTGCACTTCGTCCACGTGCGTCACGCCGGCCTCTACTTCGTGGCTACGACAGGGCACAATATCTCCCCTTTCACCATCATTGAGTTTCTCAACCG GCTGGTGACGCTGATCCATGATTATTGTGGTGCTCTCAGTGAGAAAACCATTAGCCTCAACTTCGCCCTCATCTATGAGATGTTGGACGAAATGCTG GACTATGGCTATGTCCAGACCACAGCACCTGATGTATTGCGCAACTTCATCCAGATGGAGCCAGTGCTCAGCAAGGCCTTCAGCCTGCTGGACCTGGGCAGTGTTGGCCTG TTTGGTGCGGAGACACAGCAAAGTAAAGTGGCTCCGAGCTCAGCCACCAGCCGCCCTGTTCTGCCCCCCCATGGGGACCAG GGTGCGAGGAACGAGGTGTTTTTGGACATAGTGGAGAGGCTGACAGTCGTCATTGCTGCCAAT GGTACCCCCATGAAGGTCGACATCCAGGGAGAAATCCGCCTCAAGAGCTATTTGCCTAGCTGTCCCG AGATGCGCATTGGGCTGACAGAAGAGTTCTGTGTGGGGAAGTCGGAGTTGCGAG GCTACGGCACCGCTGTTCGCGTGGACGAATGCGCCTTCCACAGCTCCGTTAAGCTTGATGAGTTTGAGAGTGCCCGTGTCCTAAAGGTCAACCCCAGCCAAGGGGAG CTTCCAGTGATGCAGTACCAGCTCTCAGACGAcatcccctcagccctgcccttccacctcttccccatgCTGGAGCGAGACCCCTTGGGCAG GCTCTGTGTCTACCTCAAGCTCCGCTGTGACCTGGCTCCCAAAAG CCAGGCCCTGAACGTGCGAGTCCAGCTGCCAGTGCCAAAGGGGGTCATCAG cctgtcCCAGGAGCTGAGCAGCCCTGAGCAGACAGCAGAGCTGCAGCCCAGCACAAAGGCCATCCGCTGGGTGATCCCACGCTTCCAGGGTGGCTCCCAGCTCTCCGCCCTCTTCAAG CTGGAAATTCCAGGGCTCAGCCCTGCCTCActcctggaggtggggccagtGAACATGTCCTTTGAGCTGCCCATGCACACTTGCTCTGGCCTGCAGGTCCGCTTCCTGCGCATTACTGCCCCATCGCCTGCACTGCCCCACCGCTGGGTGCGCTACGTGACCCACAGCGACTCCTACGTCATCCGCCTCTGA
- the STAG3 gene encoding cohesin subunit SA-3 isoform X4, translating to MESVVDDWLESYKQNREAGFLELVNFFIRSCGCKGVVTKEMFRRLQNSEIIQQLTEQFDENSVEYPLVLTSHPWRKFRVGFCELVAVLVRRCQYSIIYDEYLMDTLISLLTGLSDSQVRAFRHTSTFAAMKLMTALVMVALGVSLHKDNNQRQYESERSKGPSRRATEKLEALLAKRKELQEQQEEIENMMNAIFKGVFVHRYRDLVPEIRAICIEELGNWIQNYSASFLTDGYLKYIGWTLHDKQREVRLKCLKALQGLYHSREIAARMELFTSRFKGRIVSMVLDKEPDVGVEAIKLLTLILQNMEEMLTDEDCEAVYPMVYASSRALAAAGGEFLYRKQFDRDWEARKEKGNHGGNNDFFRLLLAFFIESELHEHAAYLVDSLWDCAAPLLKDWEGLSQLLLEEPPEEGWGDQQEYVLIEILVSSMRQATEGKPPVGRSPGKKVLSMRERKALEDDREKLSHYLIPLLPQLLAKFSADGEKVALLLQAPHYFTLSLYSSGRLEKYLEQLLAQLREVVEKHTGQEVLEAAARAFYVLCNPEFTFYSRVDLARSRLVDMLADKFQQDLVELLQATYLDEDEVYSMAATLKRISILHNAHDLTPWQLYEPCSLLLQRAVDTGEIPKQVVIPTMTCLHFSILWELSRVSGTIPEQKQLLALKRKVASFCSLCQSCLSDVDSSVQEQAFVLLSDLLLLFSPQLARGKWATLELLVYRPEVTLQSQMAGFLMDHVFSHTELAGSDDEDSEGKIERLHRRRNLLAGFCKLIIYNVLELNAASDVFKHYVKFYKDYGDIIKETLNRARQIDRDEWARTLLLSLQQLMTELLLQQGPGAGFSKTFLEIRDLARRFSLLFGVHQMHNRQALVALHKAGIKFAFQEPVPSGSELGPLNLPFLEVLSEFSPRLLHPDKKLLMSYLEQTCQAKFSPPLQRGKSWQPLLTYRRSLSPLDNTGSEVSCSAAPRARRRPKSVAKRRRLDDSSGQADSSLQLSSHLETPMLTSTVLRRGHSVELQEEEGSESDFVQSQPWFGSQRSRESPCQQQLLGPQRGSQAGLGTRMDQLSLMEEEEMVIQEESSEEEEFKGLDTPLIHLHSPQGEQLRDLFDSTILGIEDP from the exons AACTCTGTTGAATACCCACTGGTCCTGACCAGCCACCCCTGGCGGAAGTTCCGGGTGGGTTTCTGTGAGCTGGTGGCTGTGCTGGTGCGACGCTGCCAATACAGCATAATCTATGATGAGTACCTCATGGACACCCTCATCTCCCTCCTTACGGGCCTTTCCGACTCCCAGGTGCGCGCCTTCCGCCACACCAGCACCTTCGCAG CCATGAAGCTGATGACGGCTCTGGTGATGGTGGCGTTGGGTGTGAGCCTGCACAAAGACAATAACCAGCGGCAGTACGAGTCTGAGAGGAGCAAAGGGCCGAGCCGCCGGGCCACAGAGAAGCTTGAGGCCTTGCTGGCTAAGCGTAAGGAA CTCCAGGAGCAGCAAGAGGAGATAGAGAACATGATGAATGCCATCTTCAAGGGGGTCTTTGTGCATCGCTACAG GGACCTAGTGCCTGAGATCCGGGCCATCTGCATAGAGGAGTTGGGGAACTGGATTCAGAACTACAGCGCCTCCTTCCTGACTGACGGCTACCTCAAGTACATCGGCTGGACCCTGCACGACAAG CAGCGGGAGGTGCGGCTCAAGTGCCTGAAGGCCCTGCAGGGATTGTACCACAGCCGGGAGATAGCTGCCCGCATGGAGCTCTTCACCAGCCGCTTCAAG GGTCGCATTGTGTCCATGGTCCTGGACAAAGAGCCAGATGTGGGCGTGGAGGCCATCAAGCTGCTGACTCTGATCTTGCA GAACATGGAGGAGATGCTGACAGATGAGGACTGTGAAGCCGTGTACCCCATGGTGTACGCTTCCAGCCGGGCTCTGGCTGCCGCCGGCGGGGAATTCCTTTACAGGAA GCAGTTTGACCGGGATTGGGAAGccaggaaggagaaggggaaccATGGGGGGAACAACGATTTCTTCAGACTGCTGCTGGCTTTCTTCATTGAGAGTGAG CTCCATGAGCATGCTGCGTACCTGGTGGACAGCCTGTGGGACTGTGCAGCCCCACTGCTGAAGgactgggaggggctgagccAGCTGCTGCTCGAGGAACCCCCAGAGGAGG GCTGGGGCGATCAGCAGGAATACGTGCTGATCGAGATCCTGGTGTCCAGCATGCGCCAGGCCACGGAGGGGAAGCCGCCTGTGGGCAGGAGCCCTGGTAAGAAG GTGCTCTCCATGCGAGAGCGGAAGGCCCTTGAGGACGACAGGGAGAAACTCTCTCACTACCTGATCCCTCTGCTACCTCAGCTGCTGGCTAAG TTCTCAGCTGATGGCGAGAAGGTGGCGCTTCTATTGCAGGCTCCACACTACTTCACCCTTAGCCTCTACAGCAGTGGGCGGTTGGAGAAG TACCTAGAGCAGCTGCTGGCTCAGCTGCGGGAGGTGGTGGAGAAGCATACAGGCCAGGAGGTGTTGGAGGCTGCCGCCCGGGCATTCTATGTGCTCTGCAACCCAGAATTCACCTTCTACAGCCGGGTGGACTTGGCCCGCAGCCGCCTTGTGGACATGCTGGCTGATAAGTTCCAGCAGGACCTGGTAGAGCTCTTGCAG GCCACATACCTGGATGAAGACGAGGTGTACAGCATGGCAGCCACACTGAAGCGCATTTCCATCCTCCACAA TGCTCACGACCTGACCCCGTGGCAGCTGTATGAGCCCTGTAGCCTCCTGCTCCAGCGAGCTGTGGATACAGGCGAGATCCCCAAGCAG GTGGTCATTCCCACCATGACCTGTCTCCACTTCAGCATCCTCTGGGAACTGTCTCGTGTCTCCGGCACCATCCCTGAACAG aagcagctgctggcTCTGAAACGCAAAGTTGCTTCCTTCTGCTCCCTCTGCCAGAGCTGCTTATCGGATGTGGACTCCAGTGTCCAAGAGCAG gcctTTGTGCTGTTGAGTGacttgctgctgctcttcagcccACAGTTGGCTCGAGGCAAGTGGGCGACATTGGAGCTGCTGGTGTACCGGCCCGAGGTCACGCTGCAGTCTCAGATGGCCGGATTCCTTATGGACCACGTCTTCAGCCACACTGAGCTGGCAGGCAGTG ATGATGAGGACAGTGAGGGGAAGATTGAAAGGTTGCACCGACGACGGAACCTGCTTGCTGGGTTCTGCAAACTCATCATCTACAACGTGCTGGAACTCAATGCCGCCTCTGACGTCTTCAAGCACTATGTCAAG TTCTACAAGGACTATGGGGACATCATCAAGGAGACACTAAACCGGGCACGGCAGATCGACCGGGATGAATGGGCCCGCACCCTTCTTCTCAGCCTGCAGCAg ctgatgacagagctgctgctgcagcagggtccGGGTGCAGGCTTCAGCAAGACCTTCCTAGAGATCCGAGACCTGGCACGTCGCTTCTCCCTGCTCTTCGGCGTCCACCAGATGCACAACCGCCAGGCACTGGTTGCCCTGCACAA GGCTGGGATCAAGTTTGCCTTTCAGGAGCCAGTGCCCtctggctcagagctggggccccTCAACCTACCCTTCCTGGAGGTGCTGAGCGAATTCTCCCCTCGCCTGCTGCACCCGGACAAGAAATTGCT catgtCCTACCTGGAGCAGACCTGCCAGGCCAAGTTCTCCCCGCCACTGCAGAGAGGGAAGTCCTGGCAGCCACTCTTGACCTATCGCCgctccctgagccccctggatAACACAGGCTCTGAAGTCAGCTGCAGTGCAGCCCCCCGGGCTCGGAGGAGACCCAAATCTGTCGCCAAAAGGAGGCGTCTGGATG ACTCCTCTGGGCAAGCTGATTCCAGCCTCCAGCTGAGCAGTCACCTGGAAACCCCAATGCTCACATCGACGGTGCTGAGAAGGGGGCACTCAGTGGagctgcaggaggaagaggggtCTGAGTCAGACTTCGTGCAGAG CCAGCCCTGGTTTGGCTCCCAGCGGTCCCGAGAGtcgccctgccagcagcagctacTTGGCCCCCAGAGAGGCTCACAAGCTGGGCTGGGCACCAGGATGGACCA ACTCAgcctgatggaggaggaggagatggtgaTCCAGGAGGAGAGCAGTGAGGAGGAGGAATTCAAGGGCCTGGACACA CCGCTGATCCACCTGCACAGCCCCCAGGGTGAGCAGCTCCGGGACCTCTTTGACTCCACCATCCTTGGCATTGAG GATCCCTGA
- the MCM7 gene encoding DNA replication licensing factor MCM7, with protein MAPKDYAAEKGKVQRFLEQFCRPGPHGKEFPYRDRLVALAQREQVALYVELDDLAEEDPELVDAVCENAKRYTRLFADAVHELLPLHRQHEVVHKDALDVYIEHRLMLEQRGHDTAETRRPQNQYPPELLRRFELYFKAPSSSKARVIRDVKADCIGKLVTVRGIVTRVTEVKPMMVVATYSCDQCGAETYQPIQAPTFMPLIMCPSQECQTNRSGGRLYLQSRGSKFIKFQELKMQEHSDQVPVGHLPRSISVTVHGENTRLAQPGDHVSITGVFLPLLRTGFRQMAQGLLSETYLEAHHIAKMNKSEEDELGAEELTEDELRQITEEDFYEKLAASIAPEIYGHEDVKKALLLLLVGGVDRNPRGMKIRGNINICLMGDPGVAKSQLLSYIDRLAPRSQYTTGRGSSGVGLTAAVLRDPVTGELALEGGALVLADQGVCCIDEFDKMLESDRTAIHEVMEQQSISIAKAGVLATLNARCAILAAANPAYGRYNPRRSLEQNVQLPAALLSRFDLLWLIQDRPDRDNDLRLAQHITYVHQHSRQPPCAFQQLDMKLMRRYINMCKRKQPAVPEALADYITAAYVEMRKEAWASKDTTYTSARTLLGILRLASALARLRLVDVVEKEDVNEAMRLMEMSKDSLLGDRGQQARTQRPADLIFAAVRELAGGAGRHAVPYAEAEQRCISRGFTPAQFQAALDEYEELNVWQVNQARTRITFI; from the exons ATGGCGCCCAAGGACTACGCGGCGGAGAAAG ggaaggtGCAGCGTTTCCTGGAGCAGTTCTGCCGCCCCGGCCCgcatggcaaggagttcccctaCCGGGACCGGCTG GTAGCCCTGGCTCAGAGGGAGCAGGTGGCTCTGTATGTGGAGCTGGATGATCTGGCAGAGGAGGACCCTGAGTTAGTGGATGCTGTGTGCGAGAATGCAAAGCGCTACACCCGCCTCTTTGCCGACGCTGTGCACGAGCTGCTACCCCTTCACAGGCAGCATGAG GTAGTGCACAAGGATGCCCTGGACGTGTACATTGAGCACCGGCTGATGCTGGAGCAGCGTGGCCACGATACAGCAGAGACACGCAGACCCCAAAACCAGtaccccccagagctgctgcgcCGCTT TGAGCTCTACTTCAAGGCACCGTCAAGCTCCAAGGCCCGCGTGATCCGGGACGTGAAAGCCGACTGCATTGGCAAACTGGTCACCGTGCGCGGCATCGTCACCCGTGTCACTGAGGTCAAGCCCATGATGGTGGTGGCTACTTACAGCTGTGATCAGTGTGGAGCGGAGACCTACCAGCCA aTCCAGGCCCCAACCTTCATGCCGCTGATCATGTGCCCGAGCCAGGAGTGCCAGACCAACCGCTCCGGGGGGCGTCTCTATCTGCAGAGCCGTGGCTCCAAGTTCATCAAGTTCCAGGAGCTAAAGATGCAGGAGCAT AGTGACCAGGTGCCTGTGGGGCATCTCCCCCGCTCAATCAGCGTGACTGTGCATGGCGAGAACACACGGCTGGCTCAGCCTGGCGACCACGTCAGCATCACTGgtgtcttcctgcccctgctgagAACCGGTTTCCGGCAGATGGCCCAG GGGCTGCTCTCTGAGACCTACCTGGAGGCACATCACATTGCGAAAATGAACAAGAGCGAGGAGGatgagctgggggcagaggagctgacagaggaTGAGCTGCGCCAAATCACAG AGGAGGATTTCTACGAGAAGCTGGCTGCCTCCATCGCCCCTGAGATTTATGGGCATGAGGATGTGAAgaaggcgctgctgctgctgctggtggggggtgTGGACCGTAACCCCCGTGGCATGAAGATTCGTG GGAACATTAACATCTGCTTGATGGGAGACCCCGGTGTGGCCAAGTCCCAGCTGCTTTCTTATATTGATCGCCTGGCACCCCGTA GCCAGTACACCACGGGGCGGGGCTCATCTGGCGTGGGGCTGACCGCAGCCGTGCTGCGGGACCCAGTGACTGGCGAATTGGCCCTGGAGGGCGGGGCACTGGTACTGGCCGACCAGGGCGTGTGCTGCATTGACGAATTTGACAAGATGCTGGAGAGTGACCGTACAGCCATTCACGAGGTGATGGAGCAGCAGAGCATCTCCATTGCCAAGGCAGGCGTGCTGGCGACCCTCAATGCCCGCTGCGCCATCCTGGCTGCTGCCAACCCCGCCTATGGGCGCTACAACCCTCGCCGCAGCCTGGAGCAGAACGTGCAGCTCCCGGCCGCCCTGCTCTCCCGCTTTGACCTGCTCTGGCTCATCCAGGACCGGCCCGACCGTGACAACGACCTGCG CCTAGCCCAGCACATCACCTACGTGCACCAGCACAGCCGCCAGCCGCCCTGCGCCTTCCAGCAGCTGGACATGAAGCTCATGAG GCGCTACATCAACATGTGCAAGCGGAAGCAGCCAGCTGTGCCAGAGGCGCTCGCCGATTACATCACAGCTGCCTATGTGGAGATGCGCAAGGAGGCCTGGGCCAGCAAAGACACTACCTACACGTCGGCCCGCACGCTGCTGGGCATCCTGCGCCTGGCTAGCGCCTTG gCCCGGCTGAGGCTGGTGGATGTGGTGGAGAAGGAGGATGTGAACGAGGCCATGCGGCTCATGGAGATGTCTAAGGACTCACTACTCGGTGACAGGGGCCAGCAAGCCAG GACTCAGCGGCCTGCTGACCTGATCTTTGCGGCGGTGCGGGAGCTggcgggcggggcaggcaggcatGCAGTGCCCTATGCTGAGGCGGAACAGCGCTGCATCTCCAGGGGCTTCACTCCTGCCCAGTTTCAGGCTGCGCTGGACGAGTATGAGGAGCTCAATGTCTGGCAGGTGAACCAGGCCCGCACCCGCATCACCTTTATCTGA